CAGTTTTTACACAATAATCTACACAGGAAGggaacaaaacaaaataatgTGACAATAGTACACACACATCCATACACACATACATCAACGAAAAAGTCAACTgaacagaaaaaaattatcaaccaTAAACTAAACTAAACTAAACTAAATAGAACTTAAGACTATACTCAAAGAACTAAGGGATCTTGAACCACATCTTTTATATACCATACTAAACCAACTCATTATAAGTCATCAGATCTCACGCcttaccaccaccaccatctATATATACATCTATATACATCTAAATTGCAAGAGAGGAAAATAAGAAATTAGAAAGTCATATCTTTCAATCTCAAAACCctttattattattatttcaACTGacagaagaaaagaaaaaaaaacaaaaccaatcaTACAATCATCCATTGTAACCAACATAtacaaccaacaacaacaacaacaacaacaacaacaaccgcACCATCAACACAAACAGCTACAACACTCACTCTGTCATCCAACATTGCTAGTGAATAGAACTAAGAAATCTCATCTTGACAATTATTTACCCTTTGTACTCATAAATTCACCGACCATTATTGTCCTCCATTGTGTCTTACTTTATACTCCACATTTACTACATCTGCTTCCAAATCTGTTTGCAACTAACTAATCACACCCGGTATAGTTTCTGAGCacaacaattacaataCTCCCGAGATCAGTTGAAAGAAATGAACAACTTAAATGGCAAGCAAAGCGCCACAAATACAAACAGTCGAAATACTCCCCTAAACAAACCGTTGAACCACGCGTCATCTATTAGTGTATCAGACTCACATGCCAAGAATGCTAATCAATTACTCAATGCATACATATATGACTTTTTAGTCAAGAGCAAATTACCACAAACTGCTAAAATATTTGTTAATGAAGCTGAAGTTCCATCAGTCGCTTCACCACCAGGTTCTCAAATActgcaaaatcaacaacaacagctgACTCCGGGAAATGATGCCACAGCAAATTCACAAAGACAACCACTGCAATCACCGCtgcaaatgaaattttacAAGGAACATGATCTACCAAGAATGAGCATAGCTATGGATTCCCCACAAAGTTTTTTGTTCGAGTGGTGGCAGATCTTTTGGGACATTTTTCAAGCCAAAAATGGTGGCTTCAACACCGGCTCAGCTCAAGATCAAAATGGGAAGTCAAATTTAGCTTTGAGGTATTACCAATTGCaattattgaaacaaagacaacaacaacaggaACTAGCCGTGGCTGTACCTGCATCCatgtcaaattttcaacaacagcaggCGTTGCAAGCAATGCAAGCACAACAGTCTCAACAAGCACAACAAGCACAACAAGCGCAGCAAATACAAGGTTCACAACCTCAATCACAACCTCAATCACAATCTCAACAGGGTCCTTTACCACCACAAACTCAGTCAGAGGCACAAGCACACGCACAGGCGCAAATGCAGGCACAAGCGCAACTTCAAGCACAAGCGCAAGCCCGagcacaagcacaagcacaagcacaagcacaagcacaagcacaagcacaagcacaagcacaagcacaagcacaagcacaGGCACAGGCACAAGCACAAGCGCAACAAGCTAATTCACGTCCTCAGCcgcaaaatcaacaacaacaaggaCCAAACGCACCATTTGCAAATACACATCAGGCACATTCTCAAGCTAATCCCCAATTGATGCAACAACCTAGTGGACCTGGAGGACCCAACCGGGCACAACAAATTCCATCCCAACCTACATCGGCAACATCAGCACATTTCCCGAATATGGGACCTGCTAATGCCCAGCCCATGTTCccaacaaatcaacaatttgcaccacagcagcaacagcagcagcaacaacaacaacaacaacaacaacagcagcagcagccaCCGCCGCAAAGACAATTCCCGAATATGGCTAATCCCCAATTTGGTAACAACCCCTCAATAGATCAACAGAGAATGATGATGCTAATGAAGCAGCAGGCGGCAACTGCGGCTGCTGCTGCTCAAAGACAAATCTCTATGAATATGGGAGGCGAGgatcaacaaccacaacaagtTTTACAACGAGGTAATATGGGTAGTCCACACAATATGAACTTTCAGCAAGAAATGTTTATGCAGCAACAAATGAACCAACAGCCACAGACTCAGCAACAGTTGAAGAATTCGTTACAGCAACAAGCACAGAACCAGATGAACACCTTGCGCCAACAAGCACAGCAGCAGAATCCGCAATTAAATGCAGGTAACAGCAGTGGTCCATCTGCACAAAATTCACCTGCCGGTCCCtggcaacaacaacaacagcaacagccaCAAGCATCACGTGGAAACGCCTCACCTTTCCCTAATGGTCCGCCAAGCAATCAGTTTATCCCCGCAGGTCCAGGCGGCAATGGCGGAAACCCTAATGCACAAGCACGAGGACAAAATAACAATCAACCAATACGCGGTCAGGCTGGGGTAAAAGGCAGGAACACTGGTCCAAATGGAAAACTGGCTATTTCTAATGCAAATATCAAGGCACCACCAGGTGCCAATGCCCCCAATGGTAGAAACAGCAACGCTTTACAGGATTACCAAAACCAACTTATGCTTTTagagaaacaaaataagAAGAGATTAGAAATTGCTAGAAATAATGGATCAGATTCCAACTTAACAGCTTCGAATGGACCAggacaacaacaacaacaggaCTCAATGAATAGTCAATCAAAATCTCTGCATACGACACCAGCCATGTTTAGTGCAGCACCGCCtcaattcaaccaaaaGCCTtcaccagcaacaacaaacagTTCACCATTAATCAATAATAAACCATCGCCAGCAATGGGCAATAAGAAACCAAAGAAGGAATCTACAGGCAGAAGAAGCAGGAAACAAAGTGTTGCATCCACACAAGCAAGCACGCCGTCAAACACTGGAGTCGATGGTAAACAAACACCATCATCGCAACAACAAGGCCCACCTAGTACGTCACAAAACCAACCTCAACTTCAAAGAAGAGGTTCTTACACGCCAAATGTTGGTAGAAAGGAGTTTACGCCACTTACACCAGTTAGTGAGCCCGTGACTgataacaaaaagaaacgaaaAATGAATACCG
This region of Candida orthopsilosis Co 90-125, chromosome 6 draft sequence genomic DNA includes:
- a CDS encoding Flo8 transcription factor, yielding MNNLNGKQSATNTNSRNTPLNKPLNHASSISVSDSHAKNANQLLNAYIYDFLVKSKLPQTAKIFVNEAEVPSVASPPGSQISQNQQQQSTPGNDATANSQRQPSQSPSQMKFYKEHDLPRMSIAMDSPQSFLFEWWQIFWDIFQAKNGGFNTGSAQDQNGKSNLALRYYQLQLLKQRQQQQELAVAVPASMSNFQQQQALQAMQAQQSQQAQQAQQAQQIQGSQPQSQPQSQSQQGPLPPQTQSEAQAHAQAQMQAQAQLQAQAQARAQAQAQAQAQAQAQAQAQAQAQAQAQAQAQAQAQQANSRPQPQNQQQQGPNAPFANTHQAHSQANPQLMQQPSGPGGPNRAQQIPSQPTSATSAHFPNMGPANAQPMFPTNQQFAPQQQQQQQQQQQQQQQQQQPPPQRQFPNMANPQFGNNPSIDQQRMMMLMKQQAATAAAAAQRQISMNMGGEDQQPQQVLQRGNMGSPHNMNFQQEMFMQQQMNQQPQTQQQLKNSLQQQAQNQMNTLRQQAQQQNPQLNAGNSSGPSAQNSPAGPWQQQQQQQPQASRGNASPFPNGPPSNQFIPAGPGGNGGNPNAQARGQNNNQPIRGQAGVKGRNTGPNGKSAISNANIKAPPGANAPNGRNSNALQDYQNQLMLLEKQNKKRLEIARNNGSDSNLTASNGPGQQQQQDSMNSQSKSSHTTPAMFSAAPPQFNQKPSPATTNSSPLINNKPSPAMGNKKPKKESTGRRSRKQSVASTQASTPSNTGVDGKQTPSSQQQGPPSTSQNQPQLQRRGSYTPNVGRKEFTPLTPVSEPVTDNKKKRKMNTVAESPRNQRTTAQKTTTSTTETKQQAQSVGPSKKKSAKGGVQFEEKSTGNHKVTTDNQTGNSNPTNQEPYLKNEFDDFSEAFVASAAPTHSSFHDDHLGGPSSSSNAGQNFFNVDLLSDTHNRTRGSSNNGALGGGSGSGDGSGNNSGGSGGSGGPGANINSDLFGGTGAGVNSTAFDDIEFDINQLWGDENVADSGLNDDLGFNWNVDAIENGD